A stretch of the Thiomicrospira pelophila DSM 1534 genome encodes the following:
- a CDS encoding putative bifunctional diguanylate cyclase/phosphodiesterase, translated as MKPTSIKKLILMGAFVASIALFGLSYLVASNIFERVLTQNAQKGAVTLSQLTFDKMYEVMSQGWSRDQLNQFLEETQQAYQRSDIEIDIYRSELVSSLYGELKQDMNKDVKQWISPVFRNGEAAVHAKGDVRLSLLPLKAEARCLSCHANAQEGEVLGIMHISQDLGSEIKEAKTQFFWFFLMLLPLPLLMAYFIGLKLTSVLNKAISTLHNQVQSIQKVRDLKDIEPNALFSEYSEFQQLGEQFQGLAEKLQTVAVDRDILEFEIQLLDKFIITSEVVKDWKEHINHLIIEMTKILPMYALFVVFRTDDEERFAMEIFWAGVPTDSMKQMFEDSACEQIKNHPILRHDPTIDIHHSIADESRSLRENALDIELQTKSLMLDTPKIGGVVGIGVQSLVGQDLTRAMVIESILTTLINVVGSIKAINKYTHDLEYYATRDPLTNLFNQRVFNEMLEYEQGRADRKNYDFSLLVLDFDNFKNINDRFGHAFGDLMLQSFATQVHDILRPGDVFGRYGGDEFVVLLPETNLNQAYDVAQRVLDQVHKIEETAYNNQRVHMACSIGLASYPEHADSTKELFVVADNMMYKSKQTGKDQISIPTDDELHDLYHRNTEKTSFLLDVLENESSIEAHFQPILSIANEQPKVGVHELLMRIRHKGRLVTANEFIDVAENMGIVHKLDYILIKQAFKKMRDANYKGLLFINLSPKAMILNEFINQVKTLAQEFNISPDCIVFELTERETVRNISLLEKFVRDLKFEGFRFAIDDFGSGFSSFHYLKHFPIDYLKIEGEFISNMLHDRIDHAFVESAVALAQSIGIETVAEFVEDRETLDAVKKLGIHYAQGYFVGFPAAEFMQQVPEHVK; from the coding sequence ATGAAACCCACTAGCATCAAAAAATTGATTTTAATGGGCGCTTTTGTCGCCTCGATTGCGCTGTTTGGCTTGTCCTATTTAGTCGCCTCAAACATATTTGAACGCGTACTGACTCAAAACGCTCAAAAAGGCGCGGTAACGCTATCACAGCTCACTTTCGACAAGATGTATGAAGTGATGAGCCAAGGCTGGAGCCGCGACCAACTCAACCAGTTTTTAGAAGAAACTCAGCAAGCTTATCAACGCTCGGATATTGAAATCGATATTTACCGCAGTGAATTAGTTTCGAGCTTATACGGCGAACTCAAACAAGACATGAACAAAGACGTTAAGCAATGGATTAGCCCAGTGTTTCGAAATGGTGAAGCGGCCGTGCACGCCAAAGGCGATGTGCGTTTAAGTTTGTTGCCATTAAAAGCTGAGGCGCGCTGTTTGAGCTGCCACGCGAATGCTCAAGAAGGTGAAGTATTGGGGATTATGCATATCTCACAAGATTTAGGCTCGGAGATAAAAGAGGCTAAAACCCAGTTTTTCTGGTTTTTCTTGATGCTGTTGCCCTTGCCTTTATTGATGGCTTATTTCATTGGTTTGAAGCTTACTTCGGTATTAAACAAAGCCATCTCTACCCTTCACAATCAAGTGCAAAGTATTCAAAAGGTCCGCGACCTGAAAGACATTGAACCAAATGCCCTCTTTTCCGAATACAGCGAGTTTCAACAACTGGGCGAGCAGTTCCAAGGCCTGGCTGAAAAACTTCAAACCGTGGCGGTAGACCGCGATATTTTGGAGTTTGAAATTCAACTGTTGGATAAATTTATTATCACCTCCGAAGTGGTCAAAGATTGGAAAGAACATATCAATCATCTGATTATTGAGATGACCAAAATTCTGCCGATGTATGCCTTGTTTGTGGTTTTCCGCACCGATGATGAAGAACGCTTTGCAATGGAAATTTTTTGGGCAGGCGTGCCAACCGATTCAATGAAACAGATGTTTGAAGACTCGGCTTGTGAACAAATTAAAAATCATCCCATACTGCGTCATGACCCAACCATCGATATTCATCATTCGATTGCCGATGAAAGTCGCTCATTACGAGAAAATGCGCTCGACATCGAACTGCAAACCAAAAGCTTAATGCTCGACACGCCCAAGATTGGTGGTGTGGTGGGGATTGGTGTGCAATCGTTGGTTGGCCAAGACTTGACGCGTGCGATGGTGATTGAAAGTATTTTGACCACACTAATTAACGTGGTCGGTTCGATTAAAGCGATTAACAAATACACCCACGATTTGGAATATTACGCCACCCGCGATCCATTAACTAACCTCTTTAACCAGCGCGTGTTTAATGAGATGCTTGAATACGAACAAGGACGCGCAGATCGTAAAAATTATGATTTTTCTTTATTGGTGTTGGACTTTGATAACTTTAAAAACATCAATGATCGATTTGGGCATGCGTTTGGCGATTTAATGTTACAAAGCTTTGCGACCCAGGTGCACGATATTTTGCGCCCTGGCGATGTGTTTGGACGCTATGGTGGCGATGAATTTGTGGTGTTATTACCTGAAACCAATTTAAACCAAGCCTATGATGTGGCGCAACGCGTATTGGATCAGGTGCATAAAATAGAAGAAACCGCGTATAACAACCAACGCGTGCATATGGCCTGCTCAATCGGGTTGGCGAGTTACCCGGAACACGCCGACTCCACCAAAGAGCTGTTTGTAGTAGCCGACAATATGATGTACAAAAGTAAACAAACGGGTAAAGATCAAATTTCGATACCAACCGATGATGAATTGCACGATTTGTATCACCGCAATACCGAAAAAACCTCGTTTTTGTTGGACGTATTAGAAAATGAATCCTCAATCGAAGCCCACTTCCAGCCGATTTTAAGCATCGCGAACGAGCAGCCAAAAGTGGGCGTGCATGAACTGCTGATGCGCATTCGACACAAAGGCCGCTTAGTCACCGCGAATGAGTTTATTGATGTGGCTGAAAACATGGGCATTGTGCATAAACTCGATTATATTTTAATTAAACAAGCCTTTAAGAAAATGCGTGACGCCAACTATAAAGGTCTGTTGTTTATTAATTTATCGCCCAAGGCGATGATCTTAAATGAGTTTATTAATCAGGTTAAAACCCTGGCACAGGAATTTAATATTTCGCCAGATTGCATTGTGTTTGAGCTGACCGAACGCGAAACGGTGCGCAATATAAGCTTGCTAGAAAAGTTTGTGCGCGATCTCAAGTTTGAAGGTTTCCGTTTTGCGATTGATGATTTTGGTTCCGGCTTTTCATCTTTCCATTATTTAAAACATTTCCCAATCGATTATTTAAAAATTGAAGGCGAATTTATTAGCAATATGCTGCACGATCGGATTGACCACGCGTTTGTTGAAAGTGCGGTCGCCCTTGCCCAGTCAATTGGGATTGAAACCGTGGCCGAATTTGTGGAAGATCGTGAAACACTGGATGCGGTTAAAAAGCTCGGCATTCATTATGCACAAGGTTATTTTGTCGGCTTCCCAGCTGCTGAGTTTATGCAACAGGTTCCTGAGCATGTAAAATAG
- a CDS encoding ABC transporter substrate-binding protein, producing MISQHLPSLSRRQLLQLSGASLLAPLLQGCGPKEPLVVAGHPWPGYEIFFMARDLGWLPIQGMQCLDNANASESMQAIRDGRAQAAMLTLDEMIRLCSEGFDLRVAMIFDISVGADVVITKPGINHAQDLVGKTIGYEASALGALMLHEFLSHSILDRSEVNLIDLPHDQHNQAWLNGEVDALITYEPNATKLLKSGGQRLFDSKQIPDKIFDLLVVTADAAQRHKVVLHDIIDIHFKALHHFRTNPMDSAHRIAKRMDISTEDLRQVYRGLLIPDALANYAYLSNQDLRMIQAASHLVKVMHDAGIIVDDCDLRTIFTNEFIPKERL from the coding sequence ATGATTTCGCAACACCTCCCATCTTTGAGTCGGCGTCAACTGCTGCAACTCTCCGGCGCTTCCTTGCTGGCACCGCTTCTACAGGGGTGTGGGCCAAAAGAACCATTGGTTGTCGCTGGACACCCTTGGCCTGGTTACGAAATCTTTTTTATGGCACGTGATTTAGGCTGGCTCCCCATCCAAGGTATGCAATGCTTGGATAACGCGAATGCCTCCGAAAGTATGCAAGCTATTCGTGATGGGCGTGCGCAAGCGGCGATGCTTACCCTGGATGAAATGATCCGCTTATGCAGTGAAGGTTTTGATTTACGCGTGGCGATGATTTTTGATATTTCAGTGGGTGCCGATGTGGTCATTACTAAACCGGGCATCAACCATGCTCAAGATTTAGTCGGCAAAACGATTGGCTATGAAGCCTCTGCATTAGGGGCTTTGATGTTGCACGAGTTTCTTAGCCACAGCATTTTGGATCGCAGTGAGGTAAACTTGATTGATTTACCACATGATCAGCACAACCAGGCCTGGTTAAATGGTGAAGTGGATGCACTGATCACTTATGAACCCAATGCTACCAAGTTACTTAAATCCGGTGGACAGCGTTTGTTTGACAGCAAACAAATTCCTGACAAAATCTTTGATTTATTAGTGGTGACAGCCGATGCCGCTCAACGCCATAAAGTGGTGTTACACGACATAATCGACATTCATTTCAAAGCGCTCCATCACTTCCGCACCAACCCTATGGACTCGGCCCATCGCATTGCTAAACGCATGGACATATCCACGGAAGACTTGAGACAGGTTTACCGTGGCCTTTTAATCCCTGATGCCTTAGCCAACTATGCTTATCTATCCAATCAAGATTTGCGTATGATTCAAGCGGCCTCTCATCTGGTTAAAGTAATGCACGATGCCGGCATTATTGTCGACGATTGCGACTTGCGCACCATCTTTACCAACGAATTTATTCCCAAGGAACGTTTATGA
- a CDS encoding EAL domain-containing protein has protein sequence MIARRSNQPIGWLYLLGLMLVFYTSTLKAKETFVLGILAFQPKPQVEARWQPIIDHLNQNLTDIELLIRPLNYNELNLAVARRELDFVFTNSAYYIELAHSQGLSSPLVSLMKLHDDTPLRGFGGVIVVKNSRTDILDIIDLKGQRIASPKKGSFGGYMMQAFEIKKAGVEPESYQIFETEMPHDRAVNAVLDGSADAAFVRTGVLEDMHDRGLIKLSDLRVLNSQSLAGFPFLISTQIYPEWPLAAMPHVKMEHAGQLTGAFLALPYKSTLLREANIYGFSIPADYEPIRELMRSLKIRPYNVLPEISWRDIWQARKIEVMTAWIALAIILLLGFLLIIYNKRLSNSLIQVKRNEETLRISSVAFETQEAILITDADQTIIRVNKAFTDITGFSAKEAIGQTPRILKSGVHDTEFYQEMWGDIIETGGWRGEIWNRRKDGEIYPEHQVITAIKNAKGQVTHYLSTFSDITLRKLNEERIHNLAFYDPLTGLANRRLLEDHIAQAMSASSRNLHYCALLFIDLDHFKNLNDTLGHKLGDELLKQVAERLKSCVREGDTVARPGGDEFIILLQDIGYKQEEAANNAKLVAEKILSRFNEPYQLSESQYVLTASIGINLFIDHYENADEIMKRSDLAMYQAKAQGRNAICFFDPSMQEAASKRSEIETELRRAIEEKEFVLYYQPKYCFSGQLHGYEALIRWQHPQKGLVPPFEFIGVAEETGLIIPMGGWILNQACQTLQAWQDQDDKKHLGLAINISPRQFHQAEFVDDIQAALIHYKIDASKLELEITESMLMNDIQDTADKMQALKALGINFALDDFGTGYSSLNYLKTLPLGSLKVDQSFVRDMLVDENDAAIVKTIITLAKELQLSVVAEGVEEAAQARILHDLGCDLLQGYLYGRPSAEFVSDELKTFK, from the coding sequence ATGATCGCCCGACGCTCTAATCAGCCCATTGGCTGGCTGTATTTGCTTGGGTTGATGCTTGTATTTTACACTTCCACACTTAAAGCCAAAGAGACCTTTGTGCTGGGCATTCTTGCGTTTCAACCCAAGCCACAGGTTGAGGCACGCTGGCAACCGATCATTGATCACCTTAATCAAAATCTAACGGATATTGAGCTGCTGATTAGGCCGTTAAATTACAACGAATTAAATCTTGCCGTCGCCCGACGTGAGCTGGATTTTGTATTCACCAATTCTGCCTATTATATTGAGCTCGCGCATTCACAAGGCCTATCGAGTCCTCTAGTTAGTTTAATGAAGCTGCACGATGACACCCCTTTACGCGGCTTTGGCGGAGTCATTGTGGTAAAAAATAGTCGCACCGATATTTTGGATATAATTGATTTGAAAGGACAGCGCATCGCCTCACCAAAAAAAGGGTCTTTTGGTGGCTACATGATGCAAGCTTTTGAAATCAAAAAAGCGGGCGTTGAACCTGAGAGTTACCAAATATTTGAAACTGAAATGCCGCATGATCGAGCAGTTAACGCCGTACTTGATGGTTCGGCGGATGCCGCATTTGTTCGCACTGGTGTGTTAGAAGACATGCATGATCGGGGGTTAATTAAATTGTCCGACCTTCGTGTACTTAACTCACAAAGCTTAGCTGGGTTCCCATTCCTTATTTCTACTCAAATTTATCCAGAATGGCCGCTGGCGGCTATGCCACATGTCAAAATGGAGCATGCTGGGCAGTTAACTGGCGCATTTTTAGCACTGCCTTATAAAAGTACGTTGTTGCGAGAAGCCAATATTTACGGTTTTAGTATCCCGGCCGACTACGAACCCATTCGAGAGCTGATGCGTAGCTTAAAAATACGACCTTATAACGTGTTGCCCGAGATTAGTTGGCGTGATATTTGGCAAGCACGTAAAATCGAAGTGATGACCGCTTGGATAGCACTGGCAATCATCTTGTTATTAGGCTTTTTATTAATCATTTATAACAAACGTTTATCGAATAGCTTAATTCAGGTCAAACGTAACGAAGAAACCCTGCGCATCTCATCGGTAGCATTTGAAACCCAAGAAGCGATTTTAATTACCGATGCGGATCAAACCATTATCCGTGTCAATAAAGCCTTTACTGATATAACTGGCTTCAGCGCCAAAGAGGCAATTGGCCAAACTCCGCGCATTCTTAAGTCCGGCGTGCATGACACTGAGTTCTATCAAGAAATGTGGGGCGACATTATCGAAACGGGCGGCTGGCGGGGTGAAATATGGAACCGTCGTAAAGATGGCGAAATTTATCCTGAACACCAAGTGATTACCGCCATCAAAAATGCTAAAGGACAAGTCACACACTACTTATCGACCTTTAGTGACATCACCCTTCGTAAACTCAATGAAGAACGCATCCACAATTTAGCATTTTATGACCCTCTTACTGGTTTGGCCAATAGACGCTTACTAGAGGACCATATTGCTCAAGCCATGTCTGCCAGTTCACGAAACTTACATTATTGCGCTCTGCTTTTTATCGATCTAGACCATTTTAAAAATCTTAACGATACACTTGGCCACAAGCTAGGAGATGAGCTTTTAAAACAGGTCGCCGAACGTCTAAAATCTTGTGTACGTGAAGGCGATACCGTTGCCCGACCTGGTGGTGATGAGTTTATTATTTTATTGCAAGATATTGGCTATAAGCAGGAAGAGGCGGCAAATAATGCGAAGCTAGTAGCCGAAAAGATCCTCTCGCGCTTTAATGAGCCCTATCAATTATCAGAAAGCCAATATGTTTTAACGGCGAGCATTGGAATTAACTTGTTTATTGACCATTACGAAAATGCCGATGAAATTATGAAACGTTCGGACTTGGCCATGTATCAAGCTAAAGCTCAGGGGCGAAATGCGATTTGTTTCTTTGACCCATCTATGCAGGAAGCGGCTTCTAAGCGTAGCGAAATTGAAACTGAGCTGAGGCGTGCAATAGAAGAAAAGGAGTTTGTACTCTACTACCAACCAAAATATTGTTTTTCTGGGCAATTACATGGTTATGAAGCCTTAATTCGCTGGCAGCACCCACAAAAAGGCTTGGTGCCACCGTTTGAGTTTATTGGCGTGGCCGAAGAAACCGGTTTGATTATTCCGATGGGGGGATGGATTCTTAACCAGGCTTGCCAAACTTTGCAGGCCTGGCAAGACCAAGATGATAAAAAACATCTAGGCCTAGCGATCAATATTAGCCCACGCCAATTCCATCAAGCGGAATTTGTTGATGATATCCAAGCAGCCTTAATCCATTATAAAATTGATGCCAGTAAGCTTGAGCTTGAGATTACTGAAAGCATGTTGATGAATGATATCCAGGATACTGCAGATAAAATGCAAGCCTTGAAAGCGCTCGGTATTAATTTTGCATTAGACGACTTTGGCACCGGTTATTCGTCTTTGAATTACTTAAAAACATTGCCGTTAGGTTCTTTAAAAGTCGATCAATCTTTTGTGCGTGATATGTTGGTGGACGAGAATGATGCTGCGATTGTTAAAACCATTATTACACTAGCCAAAGAATTACAGTTGTCAGTTGTGGCGGAAGGCGTTGAAGAAGCTGCACAAGCGCGAATCTTACATGATTTAGGCTGTGATCTCTTGCAAGGTTATTTATATGGCCGCCCTTCTGCCGAGTTTGTTTCAGATGAACTTAAAACTTTTAAATAA
- a CDS encoding adenine phosphoribosyltransferase, producing MNPHPLSQYMSNVPDFPKPGILFRDISPLLKNHLHATIDAMSELFSEQEWANIDHVAGIESRGFIFASALAYKHNKGFIKVRKPGKLPNVHASIEYGLEYGRDKLEMQQGDGSRIVLLDDLIATGGSMQAACELCDKVGYQVVGLACLVDLAALNSFEYAGMKVRSVIQYDD from the coding sequence ATGAATCCACATCCTTTAAGCCAATATATGTCGAATGTACCGGACTTTCCCAAGCCAGGTATTTTGTTTCGCGATATTTCTCCTTTGCTCAAAAACCATTTGCACGCCACCATTGATGCCATGAGTGAGTTATTCAGCGAGCAAGAATGGGCCAACATAGACCATGTTGCTGGCATTGAATCGCGCGGATTTATTTTTGCCTCGGCTCTGGCCTACAAACATAACAAAGGCTTTATTAAAGTACGCAAGCCCGGCAAGCTACCTAATGTACACGCCTCCATCGAATACGGTTTAGAATACGGACGCGATAAGCTTGAAATGCAACAGGGCGATGGTTCGCGCATTGTTTTGCTGGATGATTTAATTGCCACCGGTGGTTCTATGCAAGCGGCTTGCGAACTTTGTGACAAGGTAGGTTATCAAGTGGTCGGCTTGGCTTGTTTAGTGGACTTAGCGGCATTAAACAGCTTTGAGTATGCGGGAATGAAAGTACGCTCAGTAATTCAATATGATGATTAA
- the trxC gene encoding thioredoxin TrxC codes for MMIIMCPHCGGLNRVPAEKLSKQPTCGHCKQSLITDKPLEMTGSQLNKAIQKTDQVMVVDFWASWCGPCKMFAPTFAQAAQHFSNSHPQARFVKINTEQEQAISAQFGIRSIPTLAVFKNGQEVDRISGAMDLTQFKQWVSRHL; via the coding sequence ATGATGATTATTATGTGCCCACATTGTGGTGGTTTAAATCGAGTTCCGGCCGAAAAGCTGAGTAAACAGCCAACTTGCGGTCACTGTAAACAATCCTTAATCACGGATAAACCGCTTGAGATGACCGGCTCACAACTTAATAAAGCGATTCAGAAAACTGATCAAGTGATGGTGGTGGATTTTTGGGCGTCTTGGTGTGGACCGTGCAAAATGTTTGCGCCCACCTTTGCACAAGCCGCGCAACACTTCTCTAACTCGCACCCACAAGCGCGCTTTGTCAAAATAAACACCGAACAAGAACAAGCCATCTCTGCTCAATTTGGTATCCGTTCAATTCCGACTTTAGCCGTGTTTAAAAATGGTCAGGAAGTGGATCGAATTTCCGGCGCGATGGATTTAACCCAGTTCAAACAATGGGTATCCCGTCACCTGTAA
- a CDS encoding vWA domain-containing protein: MEFLAELSQLNNFSWRESNWLWGLVFPLIWWLYHAWSLRRQQTDYAQAEFWPWVLSQKSAQRRFNLLPSLIWFALILALAGPRFEQTELIESDRAGVDVLVVMDASRSMSAQDQKPNRFQFSQTLIESLSQQLNAQDRIGLINYSAQAHWVTPFTQDKSLFKRALYLTEPNLLPLAGSQLIDSLSFALQQAERQKNAPLVMLLVTDGGGLGSESAPDSTQLSQLKFQLQRQDTELILLAVGKTQTAWLADDQHPSGWLHDNNQPVDVALPRAALQRFSQQLNADYLEASGEAGMIDKLLTPIRDKAERLPVNQTKSEQWNLAPWLMGLAVGLLMFLLSLPKPRLRRSSPNLFVLGFGLFSVFSLMSVVPSEAWAVSDSSEQQAYQAFEAGEFDQAERLYASWFETAQADQQFKALLGAGNAAYRQTQYARALTWYRQALLNARHDQARAQALFNLGNAYAQLEIWGLAVEAFEAVALYQAEHTKAQQNLIIAQAALSQQQAEAAEKAQAEQSQKQQEGQRKDLEGSFHGGSKPDPNNEAGSGAEGESDDGRSEGVDFSMPERLADSELLSGQDWALAGTGKSIEEQLQTQRRIDNLQMELNNLEDDQQALLKHLFEREAGFEARQDKVHSIPGVQPW, from the coding sequence ATGGAATTCTTAGCCGAATTAAGCCAGTTAAACAATTTTAGTTGGCGTGAATCCAATTGGCTGTGGGGACTCGTGTTTCCCCTGATTTGGTGGTTATACCATGCCTGGTCGTTACGTCGTCAACAAACCGATTATGCTCAGGCTGAATTTTGGCCTTGGGTTTTAAGTCAAAAATCCGCCCAACGACGCTTCAATCTTTTGCCAAGTCTGATTTGGTTTGCATTGATATTAGCCTTAGCCGGCCCACGTTTTGAACAGACCGAGTTGATTGAGTCAGATCGAGCCGGTGTGGATGTGTTAGTGGTGATGGACGCGTCGCGTTCAATGAGCGCACAAGATCAGAAACCTAACCGTTTTCAGTTCAGCCAAACGCTTATTGAGTCTTTAAGCCAACAGCTCAATGCACAAGATCGGATTGGCTTAATCAATTATAGTGCCCAAGCGCATTGGGTGACGCCTTTTACACAAGACAAATCGCTATTTAAACGCGCCTTGTATTTAACCGAACCCAACCTATTACCCTTAGCCGGCAGTCAACTCATAGACAGTTTAAGCTTTGCGCTTCAGCAAGCTGAGCGGCAAAAAAATGCGCCGCTTGTGATGCTGTTGGTGACCGATGGCGGCGGTTTGGGTTCAGAAAGTGCGCCAGATTCAACTCAACTCAGCCAGCTTAAATTCCAGCTACAGCGGCAAGACACTGAATTAATCCTCTTAGCCGTGGGCAAAACTCAAACCGCTTGGCTAGCCGATGATCAACACCCTTCGGGTTGGTTGCACGATAACAATCAGCCGGTGGATGTCGCTCTTCCACGAGCGGCTTTGCAACGCTTTAGTCAGCAACTGAATGCGGACTATCTAGAAGCCAGTGGCGAGGCTGGCATGATTGATAAATTGCTGACGCCGATTCGTGACAAAGCTGAGCGTTTGCCCGTCAATCAAACCAAGTCTGAGCAATGGAATTTAGCCCCTTGGTTGATGGGGTTAGCGGTTGGGTTATTGATGTTTTTATTGAGTTTGCCCAAACCCCGCCTCAGACGTTCGTCGCCAAATTTGTTCGTGCTTGGCTTCGGCTTGTTCAGCGTGTTTAGCTTAATGAGTGTCGTACCTAGCGAAGCGTGGGCGGTTTCGGATTCATCGGAACAACAAGCCTATCAAGCGTTTGAAGCTGGGGAGTTTGATCAAGCCGAGCGTCTTTATGCTAGTTGGTTTGAAACGGCGCAAGCTGATCAACAATTTAAGGCATTATTGGGCGCGGGCAATGCGGCTTATCGTCAAACCCAATATGCGCGTGCTTTGACCTGGTATCGCCAAGCCCTGCTAAATGCGCGCCACGACCAGGCACGTGCGCAGGCCTTGTTTAATTTGGGGAATGCCTACGCGCAACTTGAAATATGGGGGCTAGCGGTCGAAGCATTTGAGGCGGTGGCACTCTATCAAGCCGAACACACTAAAGCGCAACAAAACTTAATCATTGCGCAAGCCGCACTTTCACAACAACAAGCCGAGGCGGCTGAAAAAGCACAAGCGGAGCAATCGCAAAAACAACAAGAAGGCCAACGCAAAGATTTAGAAGGCAGTTTCCACGGTGGCAGCAAACCTGATCCAAATAATGAAGCCGGTTCGGGTGCCGAAGGCGAATCCGATGATGGTCGTTCAGAAGGTGTGGATTTTAGTATGCCGGAAAGGTTAGCCGATTCCGAGCTGTTAAGTGGTCAAGATTGGGCGTTAGCCGGAACGGGCAAAAGCATCGAGGAGCAACTCCAAACCCAGCGCCGAATAGATAATCTTCAGATGGAATTAAATAACTTAGAAGATGACCAACAAGCCTTATTAAAGCACCTATTTGAACGCGAAGCCGGATTTGAGGCTCGTCAAGATAAGGTTCATTCGATACCCGGAGTGCAACCATGGTAG
- a CDS encoding vWA domain-containing protein, whose amino-acid sequence MMMLLDWWSSWHFAYPAWFWVLLIWPILQMIWPSAWRPSGEAGQMPVFFHPKIDQFMADSSKADFAPVTHQRDLTRRMLISFLKIAIMLSLLTALAQPQRLIEQAPQANSQPVRDIALVLESSVSFVLEDYELQGQPTSRMAVVKAVLDEFVQGLSDNRFSLALYAEQAYSLVPMTFDNQAMRANLQRLQPYLAGRTDQAVGEALGLALSEVAQAKQTDSIQKRLVVLVSDGVQTDSRLDLDSIIEYANHLSVPIYTIGIGAGAVQPSENQTSGLLYQALQTREMEKLAEQTNGQFYRVGGQDDLQSVLRSIEQTEGVQRTPSTETRWQTQPLYFTPLTLGLGLLLVWWLMTLGGQRWNS is encoded by the coding sequence ATGATGATGTTATTAGACTGGTGGTCATCTTGGCATTTTGCTTATCCGGCTTGGTTCTGGGTTTTGCTGATTTGGCCGATTTTGCAAATGATCTGGCCAAGTGCTTGGCGACCTAGTGGCGAAGCTGGTCAAATGCCGGTGTTTTTCCATCCTAAAATTGATCAGTTTATGGCGGATTCATCGAAAGCTGACTTCGCCCCCGTCACCCATCAGCGTGATTTAACTCGCCGCATGCTTATCAGTTTTCTCAAAATCGCGATTATGCTAAGTTTATTAACGGCTTTAGCTCAGCCTCAGCGCCTAATTGAACAAGCCCCGCAAGCCAATAGCCAACCAGTGCGAGATATTGCGCTAGTGTTGGAAAGCTCGGTGTCATTCGTGCTTGAAGATTATGAACTGCAAGGCCAGCCAACCAGTCGCATGGCTGTGGTAAAAGCCGTGTTGGATGAGTTTGTGCAAGGCTTGAGTGATAACCGCTTTAGCTTAGCTTTATACGCCGAACAAGCTTACAGCTTGGTGCCGATGACCTTTGATAACCAAGCTATGCGTGCCAACTTACAAAGACTGCAACCTTATTTAGCCGGTCGCACCGATCAGGCGGTAGGCGAAGCCTTGGGCCTAGCTTTAAGCGAAGTCGCGCAGGCCAAACAAACCGATAGCATTCAAAAACGCCTGGTGGTGTTAGTGAGTGACGGCGTGCAAACCGATAGCCGCTTGGATTTAGACTCGATTATTGAATACGCTAATCATTTGTCAGTGCCGATTTACACCATCGGTATAGGTGCGGGGGCGGTGCAACCATCAGAGAATCAAACATCCGGTTTGCTATATCAAGCCTTGCAAACGCGCGAGATGGAAAAATTGGCTGAACAAACTAATGGTCAGTTTTATCGAGTGGGTGGCCAGGACGATTTGCAATCGGTGTTACGTTCAATTGAGCAAACCGAAGGTGTTCAAAGAACCCCGAGTACGGAAACGCGCTGGCAAACCCAGCCGCTTTATTTCACACCTTTAACCTTGGGGTTGGGTTTGCTGTTGGTTTGGTGGCTGATGACGTTGGGAGGCCAAAGATGGAATTCTTAG